Proteins encoded in a region of the Prochlorococcus marinus CUG1416 genome:
- a CDS encoding long-chain acyl-[acyl-carrier-protein] reductase: MFGLIGHSTSFEDAKRKASLLGFDHIADGDLDVWCTAPPQLVENVEVKSATGISIEGSYIDSCFVPEMLSRFKTARRKVLNAMELAQKKGINITALGGFTSIIFENFNLLQHKQIRNTSLEWERFTTGNTHTAWVICKQLEINAPRIGIDLKKATVAVIGATGDIGSAVCRWLINKTGISELLMVARQQEPLNLLQKELDGGTIKSLDEALPQADIVVWVASMPKTIEIEVDNLKKPCLMIDGGYPKNLDEKFQGENIHVLKGGIVEFFNDIGWNMMELAEMQNPQREMFACFAEAMILEFEKCHTNFSWGRNNISLEKMEFIGAASLKHGFSAIGLDKHPKVLTV, from the coding sequence ATGTTTGGGTTAATAGGCCACTCAACTAGTTTTGAAGATGCAAAAAGAAAAGCTTCTTTACTAGGATTTGATCATATTGCAGATGGCGACCTGGATGTTTGGTGTACAGCTCCTCCTCAATTGGTTGAGAATGTAGAAGTTAAAAGTGCGACTGGAATATCTATTGAAGGTTCTTACATAGATTCTTGCTTTGTTCCTGAAATGCTTTCTAGGTTTAAAACGGCTAGAAGAAAAGTATTAAATGCTATGGAACTAGCTCAGAAAAAAGGTATTAACATTACGGCCTTAGGGGGATTTACTTCTATTATCTTTGAGAATTTTAATCTTCTTCAGCATAAACAAATCAGAAATACTTCATTAGAGTGGGAAAGGTTTACTACTGGTAATACTCATACAGCTTGGGTTATTTGTAAGCAATTAGAAATAAATGCTCCTCGCATCGGGATAGACCTGAAAAAGGCAACTGTTGCTGTAATTGGTGCTACAGGGGATATTGGTAGCGCTGTTTGTAGGTGGCTTATCAATAAAACTGGGATTTCAGAACTACTTATGGTAGCTAGACAACAAGAGCCCTTAAATCTATTACAAAAAGAATTAGATGGTGGCACTATAAAAAGTTTAGATGAAGCATTGCCTCAAGCGGATATTGTTGTATGGGTTGCAAGTATGCCTAAAACTATTGAAATTGAAGTTGATAACTTAAAAAAACCATGTTTAATGATTGACGGTGGATACCCTAAAAATCTTGATGAGAAATTTCAGGGTGAAAATATTCATGTTTTAAAAGGAGGTATAGTAGAGTTTTTCAATGATATTGGTTGGAATATGATGGAACTTGCAGAAATGCAGAACCCTCAGAGAGAGATGTTCGCTTGCTTTGCAGAAGCTATGATTTTAGAATTTGAAAAATGTCATACCAACTTTAGTTGGGGAAGAAATAACATTTCTCTTGAAAAAATGGAATTCATTGGAGCAGCTTCTTTAAAACATGGTTTTTCTGCGATTGGACTTGATAAGCACCCTAAAGTATTAACAGTCTAA
- a CDS encoding acetyl-CoA carboxylase carboxyltransferase subunit alpha, whose product MAKRYLLDFEKPLVELEKQIEQIKELARDSEVDVSQQLLQLETLAARRREEIFKSLTPAQKIQVARHPQRPSTLDFVQMFCDDWIELHGDRNGGDDMALIGGIGSINNRPVLILGHQKGRDTKENVVRNFGMAKPGGYRKALRLMQHADRFSLPILTFIDTPGAYAGLTAEEQGQGEAIARNLREMFGLKVPIVATVIGEGGSGGALGIGVADRLLMFEHSVYTVASPEACASILWRDAAKAPEAASALKITGKDLLRLGIIDEVLPEPSGGNNWAPLDAGKTLKEAIEKHLNALLQMTKDELIEERYKKFRVLGKFIEANNIEEIYSEIPQKTE is encoded by the coding sequence ATGGCTAAACGTTACCTCCTAGATTTTGAAAAGCCTCTTGTTGAACTTGAGAAACAGATAGAGCAAATTAAAGAATTAGCTCGAGATTCAGAAGTGGATGTTAGTCAACAGCTTCTGCAGCTTGAAACTTTAGCTGCCAGGAGAAGAGAAGAGATATTTAAATCACTCACGCCTGCACAAAAGATTCAGGTAGCTAGACATCCTCAAAGACCTAGTACCCTGGACTTTGTTCAAATGTTTTGCGATGACTGGATCGAATTACATGGAGATAGAAATGGAGGCGATGATATGGCACTAATTGGAGGGATAGGTTCGATAAATAATCGACCAGTCTTGATTCTAGGGCATCAGAAAGGAAGAGATACAAAAGAAAATGTAGTAAGAAACTTTGGAATGGCTAAGCCAGGAGGTTATAGAAAAGCTCTTAGATTAATGCAGCATGCTGATAGATTTTCCTTGCCAATCCTTACATTTATTGATACTCCTGGAGCCTATGCAGGATTGACTGCTGAAGAACAGGGACAAGGAGAAGCGATAGCAAGAAACTTAAGGGAGATGTTTGGCTTGAAAGTTCCTATAGTAGCTACTGTCATCGGAGAAGGTGGTTCTGGAGGTGCACTTGGAATAGGTGTTGCTGATAGATTACTAATGTTTGAACACAGTGTTTATACAGTTGCTAGTCCAGAAGCATGTGCATCAATTTTATGGAGAGATGCTGCAAAGGCACCAGAAGCTGCATCAGCACTTAAAATTACAGGTAAAGATTTACTTAGGTTGGGGATAATAGATGAAGTATTACCAGAGCCTTCTGGTGGAAACAATTGGGCTCCTTTAGATGCTGGCAAGACACTAAAGGAGGCTATTGAGAAACACCTTAATGCTTTACTTCAAATGACTAAAGATGAACTCATTGAGGAAAGATACAAAAAATTTAGAGTTTTAGGTAAATTTATCGAAGCAAATAATATTGAAGAGATTTATAGTGAAATTCCCCAAAAAACTGAATAA
- a CDS encoding SDR family oxidoreductase, with the protein MKFPKKLNKLKLAFITGASKGIGRSTAIAFANAGWDLILLSRNMDLMEKLKSELLATKSKINLVKCDLSKPLEIEHCVKRAIKKYGCPSVLINNAGCAFNGPLVEMDFGQWEQTIQINLTSVFQICSSVIPQMRKNGGLIINVSSHASYNPFPQWGAYCISKSALTMFTKCLREEERSNKIRACTITLGSVNTPLWDSESINSNFDRTSMLASSEVSDTILYMAQQPESQLIEDLTLMPSGGAF; encoded by the coding sequence GTGAAATTCCCCAAAAAACTGAATAAATTGAAACTCGCTTTTATAACAGGTGCTTCGAAAGGTATTGGAAGATCTACCGCAATTGCTTTTGCCAATGCTGGCTGGGATTTAATTTTACTTTCCAGGAATATGGATTTAATGGAGAAACTAAAGAGTGAACTATTGGCTACTAAATCAAAAATTAACCTTGTTAAATGTGATTTATCTAAGCCTCTAGAAATAGAGCATTGTGTTAAAAGAGCAATTAAGAAATATGGATGCCCTTCAGTTTTAATAAATAATGCCGGTTGCGCATTTAATGGGCCCTTAGTTGAAATGGATTTTGGGCAATGGGAACAAACTATTCAAATTAACCTCACAAGCGTTTTTCAAATTTGCAGCTCGGTTATTCCTCAAATGAGAAAAAATGGTGGTTTAATCATTAATGTTAGTAGCCATGCGTCTTATAATCCATTCCCGCAATGGGGGGCGTATTGTATTTCAAAATCTGCCCTAACTATGTTTACTAAATGCTTGAGGGAGGAAGAGAGATCCAATAAAATCAGAGCATGCACAATAACTTTAGGTTCAGTAAATACACCTCTTTGGGACTCAGAATCAATAAACTCTAATTTTGATAGAACTTCTATGCTCGCCTCAAGCGAGGTATCAGATACTATTCTTTATATGGCACAACAACCTGAATCTCAATTGATTGAAGACTTAACTTTGATGCCTTCTGGAGGGGCTTTTTAA
- the folE gene encoding GTP cyclohydrolase I — MTSTLPNDNIRNFDDQITNKLISEIIRDRIKNAGTRFSANDNIADFINPGELEILEKEVASRVKDLLKSLVIDVENDHNTQETAERVSKMYLNEVFKGRYHEQPKVTSFPNDKNLDEIYTVGPISVRSACSHHLVPILGECWIGIKPGNKVIGLSKFARVADWVFSRPHIQEEAVMILADEIERLCEPKGLGIIVKAQHYCMKWRGVKEPNTSMINSVVRGDFRHDLSLKQEFFELVKQQSASNNY, encoded by the coding sequence ATGACCTCTACATTACCCAACGATAATATTAGAAACTTTGATGACCAGATTACTAATAAGCTAATCTCAGAAATTATAAGAGACAGAATTAAAAATGCTGGCACAAGATTTAGTGCTAATGATAACATCGCAGATTTTATAAATCCTGGAGAACTAGAAATTCTAGAAAAAGAAGTTGCATCAAGAGTTAAAGACTTACTTAAGTCTCTAGTAATAGACGTTGAAAATGATCATAATACTCAAGAGACTGCAGAAAGAGTCTCAAAGATGTATTTAAATGAAGTTTTTAAAGGGAGATATCATGAGCAACCTAAAGTTACAAGTTTCCCAAATGATAAGAATCTTGATGAGATTTATACTGTAGGACCTATTTCTGTTAGATCTGCATGTTCACATCATTTAGTACCAATTCTAGGAGAGTGTTGGATAGGTATTAAACCTGGGAATAAGGTCATAGGACTTTCAAAATTTGCGAGAGTTGCTGATTGGGTTTTTTCAAGACCTCATATTCAAGAAGAAGCTGTAATGATACTTGCAGATGAAATTGAAAGATTGTGTGAGCCTAAAGGTTTAGGCATTATTGTAAAGGCTCAACATTATTGTATGAAATGGAGGGGAGTTAAAGAACCAAATACAAGTATGATTAATTCTGTAGTAAGAGGAGACTTTAGACATGATTTAAGTTTAAAACAAGAATTTTTTGAGCTTGTCAAACAGCAATCCGCTTCTAATAATTACTAA
- a CDS encoding phosphoribosylanthranilate isomerase: MPKTNTLVKICGLTSEEQALQIAKLGVNAIGIISVEQSPRYISADIKKKIFQTLERVYPKIERISVVQNCPIDLIIKNFLGSPSETIIQLHGDEDIDYCKKIRKKIPTIGLWKAFRIRTEKDLDKIKPFEDFVDAILLDSWNKETYGGSGKKIKSFYLKNLQFSKPWWLAGGISIEWIDEILTEIKPDGLDISSSIEISPGLKDLKKTESLINYLKLN, encoded by the coding sequence ATGCCCAAGACTAATACTTTAGTTAAAATTTGTGGACTAACTTCCGAAGAACAAGCTCTTCAAATCGCTAAATTAGGAGTGAATGCTATCGGCATTATTTCTGTTGAACAGTCGCCTAGGTACATATCCGCTGATATTAAGAAAAAGATTTTTCAAACCTTAGAAAGGGTTTATCCGAAAATCGAAAGGATATCTGTTGTACAAAATTGTCCTATAGATTTAATTATTAAAAATTTCTTGGGCAGCCCAAGTGAAACTATTATTCAGTTACATGGAGATGAAGATATTGATTACTGCAAAAAAATAAGGAAGAAAATTCCAACTATTGGACTATGGAAGGCTTTTAGAATAAGAACGGAAAAGGACTTGGATAAAATAAAACCTTTTGAAGATTTTGTAGATGCGATACTACTTGATTCTTGGAATAAAGAAACTTATGGAGGTTCAGGAAAAAAAATAAAATCTTTTTATCTAAAGAATCTACAATTTAGTAAACCTTGGTGGTTAGCAGGTGGAATATCAATTGAATGGATTGATGAAATTTTAACTGAAATCAAACCAGATGGACTAGACATTTCGAGCAGTATTGAAATATCTCCAGGTTTAAAAGATCTAAAAAAAACAGAGAGCTTAATTAATTATTTAAAATTGAATTAG
- a CDS encoding site-2 protease family protein produces the protein MRSWQIFKIWGIPFKIHPYWFAILFLFSWTISNQVNITSGDIYNTKEAWIIGFLTSFLLLSSIISYEVLHTFVSLNQGVKIKTITFYFLGAILQIDKYCQTALGNIKIAIVRPLLCFATASVLLLISNYSASQEIIAINIISRVGILNLFLGFLNLIPIGSLDGGNLLKSIIWHFSGSKNKGRNFLNKVNLSLSFLVLIFGIILFFRFNFYYGFILAFLGLFGVNSSKSESQFFKIENILKFSKVSELKLKPLRKIEFDSNFSAFNKLIKNNKDSADKYFFVTNNGRWTGFVDENILKTVSIKKWERKFVGDFKKPINSFVSVYANDKLWKTIERLEETSEGFILVLNAADLPLGIIDRSKIGHFVLNKLGFNLPSEIVNKLNYKNNYPLGIELPRIINSMKQKGDL, from the coding sequence TTGAGAAGTTGGCAAATCTTTAAAATATGGGGAATTCCCTTCAAAATTCATCCTTATTGGTTTGCGATTCTCTTTTTATTCTCATGGACTATAAGTAATCAGGTTAATATAACCTCGGGTGATATTTACAATACTAAAGAAGCTTGGATCATAGGATTTTTAACTTCTTTTCTCTTATTATCTTCAATTATTTCTTATGAGGTCTTACATACTTTTGTTTCCCTAAATCAGGGTGTAAAAATAAAAACAATTACTTTTTATTTCCTCGGGGCAATTTTACAAATAGATAAGTATTGTCAAACTGCTTTAGGTAATATAAAAATCGCAATTGTTAGACCTTTATTATGTTTTGCTACAGCATCTGTCCTCCTTTTAATTAGTAATTACAGTGCATCTCAAGAAATAATAGCTATCAATATAATTTCTAGAGTAGGTATATTAAATTTATTTTTAGGCTTTTTAAATTTGATTCCAATTGGTTCTTTAGATGGAGGGAATTTATTAAAAAGTATTATTTGGCATTTCTCAGGGAGTAAAAATAAAGGAAGAAATTTCCTAAATAAAGTAAATTTATCTTTATCTTTTTTAGTTCTAATATTTGGGATAATTCTTTTTTTTAGGTTTAACTTTTACTATGGTTTTATTCTTGCTTTTTTAGGTTTGTTTGGAGTTAATTCTTCAAAATCAGAAAGTCAATTTTTTAAGATTGAAAACATACTTAAATTTAGTAAAGTTTCTGAGCTTAAATTAAAGCCGTTGAGAAAAATTGAATTCGATTCTAATTTCTCAGCATTTAATAAATTAATAAAAAACAATAAGGATTCAGCAGATAAATATTTTTTTGTTACCAATAATGGTAGATGGACTGGTTTTGTTGATGAGAATATTTTAAAAACTGTCTCCATAAAAAAATGGGAACGGAAATTTGTGGGAGATTTCAAGAAACCAATCAATAGTTTTGTAAGTGTATACGCTAATGACAAATTATGGAAAACTATAGAAAGACTTGAAGAAACGAGTGAAGGTTTTATCTTGGTACTCAATGCTGCTGATTTACCTTTGGGGATAATTGATAGGTCTAAGATTGGACACTTTGTATTGAATAAATTGGGTTTTAATTTACCTTCAGAGATCGTAAACAAATTAAATTATAAAAATAATTATCCTTTAGGCATTGAATTGCCAAGAATAATTAATTCAATGAAGCAGAAAGGAGATCTTTAA
- a CDS encoding lipoyl protein ligase domain-containing protein → MKIIINRPTNLILGIENQALIFSTNNLPGIDQMALDLNSLDQTISNPEIIFTLRFYYWTGDWLSIGYHQKKIPPHWEQLLFNQEINIIRRPSGGGAVLHSGGITYALTFKKTYYKILSYEMVNNWLVKSFRELGLNLQNGNLRKSPIKTNCFGTSLISDLVDQDGFKRIGSAQYRKKSAFLQHGEIQTNPSKDLWFKLFKEEAPPKINLDLTNDEIVHHLRNSFLEDKSNIRFKNVAIDNKNIGKLS, encoded by the coding sequence TTGAAAATTATTATAAATAGACCTACAAATTTAATTTTGGGAATAGAAAATCAAGCTTTAATTTTTTCGACAAATAATTTACCTGGAATTGATCAAATGGCTTTAGATTTAAATTCTCTAGATCAGACAATTTCAAATCCTGAAATAATTTTCACATTGAGGTTCTACTATTGGACTGGCGATTGGCTTTCAATTGGCTATCACCAAAAGAAAATTCCTCCTCACTGGGAACAATTATTATTTAATCAAGAAATTAACATCATAAGACGTCCCTCTGGAGGGGGAGCTGTTTTGCATTCAGGGGGCATAACATATGCATTAACATTTAAAAAAACCTACTATAAAATACTAAGTTATGAAATGGTTAATAATTGGTTAGTTAAAAGTTTTAGAGAATTAGGTCTAAACTTGCAAAATGGCAATTTACGAAAATCACCCATAAAAACTAATTGTTTTGGGACTTCATTGATTTCTGATTTAGTTGATCAGGATGGTTTTAAGAGGATAGGAAGTGCCCAATATCGAAAAAAAAGTGCATTTCTTCAACATGGAGAGATTCAAACAAATCCTTCAAAAGATTTGTGGTTCAAGTTATTTAAAGAAGAAGCTCCACCCAAAATAAATCTAGACCTCACAAATGATGAAATAGTTCATCATTTAAGAAATTCATTCCTAGAGGATAAATCAAATATAAGGTTCAAAAATGTTGCCATAGATAATAAAAATATTGGAAAACTTTCATGA
- the psaM gene encoding photosystem I reaction center subunit XII: MEPTQTINLIALSLIVVMHAGVLALRLGISLGRN, encoded by the coding sequence ATGGAGCCAACTCAAACAATAAATTTAATTGCACTAAGCCTCATAGTAGTTATGCATGCAGGAGTTTTAGCACTAAGGCTAGGAATTAGTTTAGGTAGAAACTAA